In Paenibacillus sonchi, the genomic stretch CCACATAGTCATTTAAAAGATCAAGAACAAGCTTTCCGAAGGCATCTTGTCCGATTTTCCCGTTTAGACTGACGTTTGCACCGAATAAGTTCAAAGCCAGGCCGGTATTTGCCACGACCCCGCCGGTATGAATATCGGCACCCTGCATATGGACCAATTTCCCTGGCAACAGGATATCATTGAGATTGGAGTTTTTATCGAGCGGGAATTTCGGCGTAATATCCAGACATACATGTCCTGCTACGACAACTTTTTTCTTGTGGGGCAATGTCTCCGCACCTCCTTGGATAGGCATTACTGTTAATCAATCCCCATCAGCAGGTTCATCACATACATTTCCAGTCCCTCGAAATCCCTATTTTCTACACATTGCTTCTGGAACTCATAATCAAAACGTTTGGCCTTTTCTTCCAATGTTCTTACAATATTCAAGCTATTCTCCAAATGTTTATAACGGTCTTGATCCTTTGTGGTTCTCATCGCCTTGACATCAAGTCCCACATATTCACCATTGGAGCCGTAATTATTTTCAACCAGCACTTTAATCTGATTAAAGGCCTGACGAAGGTTCTCCACACCGAAGCTTTTGTCTTGATCGAATTTCAAACCGTTCTGATCATTCAGGTGGACACCCCACAGCTTATTCATTGCCAAAGCAAATCCGATTTCGTGGGATGGATCAAGCCCCGCCAATGTTGCATGCGCAGACTCAAGCAAACCACCGACTCTTGAAGGATCTATAGTTGCAGCTGATACGGCAAGAACATGGCCGAGTGTTCCACAAATACTCCGGTCAATGGGCTCATTCGGTTTGGGTTCGATCAAGATTTTAATTTCAGCATCATACTGCAGCATTTTATTGATTGCATCTATCAATTGCTTAGTTGCTGTAACCGGACTCTTACTTTCAGCACAAAGCGTTCCTTCTCTGGCAAGCCACAAAACAACTTTGTCACAGCCCAATTCGTTAGCAATATCAATGGAGCGATAGGATCTCCACATTGCAAATTCTCGGTCTTCTTCAGATCCGGACATGAATCCACCGTCCACTGTATGTCGGTCCATCCATAATCTGGGCGCTACAAATTCGGCAACCAAATTATACTTGTCCAGAAGGGCCTTCACTTTTCTGGCTTCAGTTTTTATTTCTTCATCTGTCAGAACGTTCATATTGGGCACTGCATCATCGTCATGGAATTGGATTGCGCTGAACCCCATTTCAGCAAAAGTTTTGATTTTCTCTTCAAAATCGATTTCCGTACGGGTTGCCGGCCCGTAAGTATCTGCTCCATCATGAACATTCCAAGGGCCGACAGAAAACTTAAACATAGACATTAAGCCATCTCCTTATATAAGCTAGTATAATGTTGCTTATCTAATGTAGTTCATCTCTGATAGGATGACTTGCACAAGTTTACGTTTTTCAACCTACAATATTGCTTTTAGACCTACATTTTAATTATTTATGGAAATAAAAAAGGATGAGCGGTATATACCGCTTATCCCTCTACACAGTTTTCTTACAATAAAATTAGTGTTCACTCTGGTAGATAATTTTACAGCCTTCCATACTGATGTTCTTCTCGAAGGCTTCAGTAAGATTATCAATGCTGTAACGATGCGAGATAATTGAGGTAATCGGAATGCCGCGAAGTGTACATTCTTTCAGAAATTCGCATGCCTGCAACCAGTCTTTTGATGCGTAGGTCCAGGAACCGATTACTTTAATCTCTTTGTTGCAGATATCCAGATGGGGATTATAAGATGTTTCTCCGTTGTTAACAAAGAAGCCCAATTCACAGAGCGAGCCGCCGCGTCGTACATAGTTCCAGATCATGGATGCCGCTTTCGGCGATCCGGTCACCTGGAAAGCCATTTCAGCACCGAGCCCCCCCGCAACCGCTTTGACCGCAGCTACAGGATCTGCCGTTTGGGAAATGTTCACCACTTCGGCAGCGCCTAATTGTTTGGCCAGGTCTAGCCGCTTCTGATCGGCATCCAGGGCAATAATGTTCCGTACTCCCATTGTCCGTACCAGGCCCAATAAGAGCAGCCCAATCGGACCGCATCCTTGGATGAGAACATAGGAATCATGTTTGAAATTGAAAATTTCCTTAGCCTTCTCTACCGCATGAACGACAACTGCAGCCGGCTCGATTAAAATCCGCAAATCGGTATCCATATCGCTCACATTAAACACAACGCCGCCCGCATTCACTTTCATGTAATCCCCGAACCAGCCGTTAAAGTAATGTGCTTCTCCAGGCAGCAAACCGAAAATCTCT encodes the following:
- a CDS encoding zinc-dependent alcohol dehydrogenase: MKEYAIPATGKIAVLTGNREITIKELPIPEINDEEILVRVDGCGICGTDVHEYKGDPFGYIPVHLGHEGTGTIVKLGKNVTRDYSGKPLAIGDKIVTGLKPCGKCDICLNHPEQIHLCGNGEIFGLLPGEAHYFNGWFGDYMKVNAGGVVFNVSDMDTDLRILIEPAAVVVHAVEKAKEIFNFKHDSYVLIQGCGPIGLLLLGLVRTMGVRNIIALDADQKRLDLAKQLGAAEVVNISQTADPVAAVKAVAGGLGAEMAFQVTGSPKAASMIWNYVRRGGSLCELGFFVNNGETSYNPHLDICNKEIKVIGSWTYASKDWLQACEFLKECTLRGIPITSIISHRYSIDNLTEAFEKNISMEGCKIIYQSEH
- a CDS encoding TIM barrel protein, with product MSMFKFSVGPWNVHDGADTYGPATRTEIDFEEKIKTFAEMGFSAIQFHDDDAVPNMNVLTDEEIKTEARKVKALLDKYNLVAEFVAPRLWMDRHTVDGGFMSGSEEDREFAMWRSYRSIDIANELGCDKVVLWLAREGTLCAESKSPVTATKQLIDAINKMLQYDAEIKILIEPKPNEPIDRSICGTLGHVLAVSAATIDPSRVGGLLESAHATLAGLDPSHEIGFALAMNKLWGVHLNDQNGLKFDQDKSFGVENLRQAFNQIKVLVENNYGSNGEYVGLDVKAMRTTKDQDRYKHLENSLNIVRTLEEKAKRFDYEFQKQCVENRDFEGLEMYVMNLLMGID